GACGAACCGGGCCAGCTTCTCGACATCAAACGGCACTTCTGAAATGAGCGCGCGATCGACGCCGGCCAGATAGGCGGAGATCAACGCTGTCTCGCCTGAATTGCGCCCGAAGAGCTCCACAACCGCAATACGCTCATGCGAACCGGCGACTGTCCGGAGAGCCGTGATGAAATCCACGCTCCGCGTGACGGCTGTCGAGAACCCGATGCAGTAATCCGTGCCGAAGACGTCATTATCCATCGTCTTGGGAATCGCGATGACGGGCACTCCTTCTTTGTGCATCCGCACACCATAGCTCTGCGTATCATCGCCTCCGATCGTGATAAGAACATCAATACCGAGGTGCTCAATCACTTTCAGAACGTGAGGCGTGAAATCGACCTTGTAGTCCACACCGAGTTTTTCATGCTCTGGCGTCTTGAGAAACGCCGGAATGTCATCCTTTTTCACTTTGCCCGGATTCGTTCGGGAGGTGTGGAGAAACGTTCCGCCCGATCGGTCAATAGTACGAGTGTTGAGCTTGTTGAGAGGAAGGAAGTTGTCTCCTTCGTTGTCCTTTCGGTTGAAATCATAATTGAGCAATCCTCCCCATCCGCGGCGAATGCCGACCACTTCTGCGCCTTTGTCGATGGCGCGATACACGACGGCCTTGATGCAGGGATTTAATCCAGGCACATCACCGCCGCCTGTTAGTATTCCGATTCTCATTGTCTGGGTTCCTCTTGATCGTGTTAGTGAAGTTTGTCGATACCCCAACGACCCATAACCTTCACCGAATCGTAGTCAGTGAGGTCATAGTGTATGGGAGTAACGGATACGTAGTTGTTAAGAATTGCAGACTGGTCGAACTCAAGCCCTGTATCACTCTCCTCCAGAGCGCCTGTCAACCAATAATACTCCTTGTTGGCAGGATCGCGCCGCACATCGAACGTGTCGTTCCAGATGGCCTTCCCCTGCCTGGTCACCACCACGCCCTTGATAAGTTTTTCTGCGAGCGCCGGTACATTCACGTTGAGCAGCGTCCCCTCAGGCATTCCTTTTTTGATGACCAATTGGGACAATTTCCTGGCAAATTTCGCCGCGTACTTGAAGTCGGGGGGCCCGTATGTCGTGAGGGAAACAGCGATCGACGGGATGCCAAGAATCGTACCCTCCGTGGCGGCTGATACCGTGCCAGAGTAGATGATGCTGATGGCCGTGTTCGCGCCGTGATTCACGCCTGAAACTACCAGGTCCGGCCTCTCCTTGAGGAGTGCCTTCACGGCAAGTTTCACGCAATCAGCCGGCGTTCCCTCGACTGCATAGCCAAAGAACACGCCGTTCTTCTTGAACTCCTTGGCCCGCAATGGAAAGTTCATGGTGATTGCATGGCCGACCGCGCTCTGCTGCTTGTCGGGTGCGACCACGATGACGGTACCGATCTTCTTGAGCTCCTGAACGAGAGCAAAAATGCCCGGCGCGTCGATGCCGTCGTCGTTCGAAACCAGTATGTTCAGCTTCTTCTTTGTTTTCTCTTTCACGATGCCTCAAAGTATAGAAAAAAACCCAATCACACAATGCCACCGGAACAGAAACCCTCTACGCCCCCATTCCGAACTTAGTTCCTCTCACATCGCCCAGATATCAGAGAGAGCCGAACTCCTCCGCCTCCTCTGGAACCAACGACTCGAACGTGATTTGCCACATCTCCTCGAACCCCTTCTTCAAGACCGCCACAACATCGTCATACTCCACTCTTCTCTCAAGGGTAGACGCGAGATCGGTGGTTTTTGCGCTCAGTTCGCTTTTCAGGCGCACACGATCGTCATCACAGAGCGATGTGAGAAAGTCGACGATTCTAAGATGGTCCGGACCAAGCAGAATCGAGCCATGCTGCAGGACAACTTCCTCGCCATTCGGGCGGGCAAACCTTCGTTGTGCGCTGCCAACAAGCTTGCGTCCGGCGACATGGATCTCGTAGCGGGCGGCGCTGGCGAAGCAAGCAACAGACGATGATGAACGGTAGAGCGAAGGGAAATGAGGTTGGGATTTTTCCAGTGCGACATCGGCTCCGAGTGAGCGAAGCCCCTTGACGAGCGCTTCACTGATGCGTTGATACACCGACAACACACTCTTCTGGGAAGCGGTCATGACAACGCTGTAGGTCACTTCGTCGGAATGAAGAATGGCTCGTCCGCCGGTGGGACGGCGGACCACATCGATGCCGGCATCGTGGCACTTCGCCAGATCGATCTCTCCGGCTTCCTGATGCCAGCCAAGAGAGATGGCAGGCGGCTTCCACCCGTAGAAACGGACGACACAGGGACCATCGGAGGATACGAGCGACTGCGCAAGCCTTTCGTCGTAATCCATGTTCGATGAGCCGGTCCGAAACCCAGTATTCCGAAACTGCCAGACCATCTAGTGATGCACGTAACCCGAAATGATACCGCGCTTGCTCTTCGAAATGAAGGAAAGGACCGTTTCCACTTCGGGAATCAATTCCACTTCTTCCTTCACACGAGCCACGGCTTGCGAGACATTGAGACTGGATCGGTAAATAAGACGATACGTTTTGTCGAGCATCTCGATCGCCTTTTCGGAAAACCCTCTCCGGCGAAGGCCAACGATATTGAGCCTTTCAAAGATCAGCGGTTCGCTCCCTGCAAGGATGTACGGCGGGACGTCCTTCACGGCACGGAACCCGCCTCCGATCATCGCGTGTTCGCCAACATGACAAAACTGGTGAACCGGGGTCAAGCCGCCGAGGATGACCCAATTGCCGAGGTGGACATGCCCTCCGAGTGCACAGCAATTCGCGAGTATGACGTTGTCACCAACCACGCAATCATGACCGACATGCGCGTAGGCCATGAAGAGGCAATTGTTGCCGATGACTGTCCTGCCTGTTTCAGCTGTTGCGCGGTTCAGCGTCACAAATTCCCGGACGACGCACTTGTCGCCGAGCTCCAGCGTGGTGGGCTCTCCCTTGAACTTGAGATCCTGCGGCAAGCCACCAATAGCGGCCATCGGATGGATTCTGCATTCTTTGCCTATGCGGCTGCCGCTGTGAATGACAGCGTGTGCCCCGATGCTCGTTCCCTCACCGATCGTGACATCATCCTCGATCACCGCATACGGTCCAATCTGCACTCCATCGCCAATCGCGGCTTTCGAGCTCACGACTGCATGAGTATCTATGTGATGAGCCATTATTTTGAAGTCGGGTTCTGACTGGTGGTTGAAAGTTGGTAGGAGTCTGTGTGGTTTCCGGTTTTCGGCTGCACGCCCTCCCTGTCGACAATTGCGGCGGAGAAATCCCCCTCTGCGACAAGATTGCCGTCAACAAACGCCTGACCTCGGATTTGAATGAACTTCGATCTTCTGCTGACCATTTGCACGTCAAGAACAAGTTGGTCGCCTGGAACAACCGGACGCCGGAATTTCACATTGTTGATCGACATGAAGTACACGAGTTTGTTCCCAGGATTCTCAAGCCCGTTCAGCATCAGGATGCCGCCTGCCTGCGCCATCGCTTCCACGATGAGCACGCCAGGCATCACTGGTTGGTCCGGAAAATGTCCCTGGAAATACGGCTCGTTAAGCGTCACATTTTTCACTCCCACGACACGCTCATCGAGCTGGAAATCAATAATCTTGTCGACCAGCAGAAACGGATAGCGATGTGGGAGAATGCGTTGGATGGCATTGACGTCGAACACGACGCCTTCCTTCCTGACATGCATGTACTTCTTGACAAGTTTCTTCTGCTGATAGAGCTTGCGCACCTTTCGCGCAAACTCAACGTTGGCCGCATGCCCCGGTCGCGCCGCAAGGATCTGCGCTTTGAGCGGGACTCCGATCAGGGCAAGATCGCCGATCAAATCGACGAGCTTGTGCCTCGCCGGTTCATTCCTGAAGTGAAGGGTCTTTTCGTTCAGCACGCCTGTCGTCCCGAGGATCAAAGCCTGGTCAATCCCAAGTTTTTGGGCGAGTTTTTTCAGCTCATCATCCGACAGATCCCGGTCCACAATCACAATTGCATTGTCGAGATTGCCGCCGCGAATAAGTCCCTTGTCCCGCAACATTTCAACTTCATGGAGAAAGCAAAATGTCCGGGAAGGCGCAAATTCTGTAATAAACTCCTTTTCGAGATTGAACAGTCCCGTATGCTGGCTCCCCAGGGCGGGATTGTGATAGTCGATCAGCACTGTCACACGAAAATCATCCGTCGGCAGTGCTACAATATCGGCCCCCGTTTCCTCATTCTGGTAGCGGATCGTCTGATCGATGATCAGGTAGTCCTTGGGAGCTTCCTGTTCCTGCACACCCGACTCGAGGATCATGTCGACAAAAGGTTTCGAGCTGCCATCTGCAATCGGTGGCTCGATGTTGTCGAGCTCGATGATGACATTGTCCACCTGAAGACCGACAATCGCCGCGAGCACGTGTTCCACGGTGTGGATCCGGACATCCCCGATCCCGATCACCGTTCCGCGCTCAACCTCGATCACATGATCGACATCCGCCGGAATCTCAGGCGCGCCTCCGACATCGACGCGTTTGAACCGGATTCCGTAGTTCTCGGGAGCCGGCTTGAATGTCATGGTGGTTTGCACGCCAGTGTGCAGACCGACACCGGTCATTGTGACGGGCTTTTTTATTGTGTGCTGCTGAACGAGCATGGTTTATCCAGAAGGAGTTGTTTATGATTTCGCTTTCGCGAGTATGTCCTGCAGCTTCTCAATTGCTTTCTTCACGTCTTCCACGTCTTTTGCCAATTCCGGAAGTGACCGCAGGACCGCTTCGATTTTCAGAGCTCTCTTGTGCTCCTTCGCCGGAGTGCTCCAGTACGTCACACCGGGTTCTGTAGATTTGGAGACACCCGTTTTCGCCATCAGCACTGTCCGGTCTGCAATTTCAATATGCCCGACGATCCCCACCTGGCCCGCGATGATGACGTTCTTCCCCACCTTCGTGCTTCCACTGATTCCGGTTTGTGCGGCGATGACGGTGTCTTCGCCGACAACAACATTGTGGGCGATATGGACCATGTTGTCGAGTTTCACGCCCCTCTTCAGGACAGTCTGGCCGAGCGTCGCCCGGTCTATCGTGCAGTTCGCTCCGACCTCGACATCGTCCTCCAGTACAACAATTCCCAACTGAGGGATCTTTTCATACGTACCATCGGGCTTTGGAGCAAACCCAAACCCATCGCTACCAATCACTGTCCCCGCCTGGATGATGACATTCTTACCGACCCGACAACCGTGATAGAGCGTGACATGAGGATAGATCAGGCAATTCTCTCCGATCGTCACGCCGTTGCCAATGACGCAGCAGGGTGCGATCTTCGTCCCTGAACCGATGGAGGCGTGTTCGCCGATAGATGCGTGAGCTCCAAGCGAAACATTAGTTCCGATTGCCGCAGAGGCCGCAACAGAAGCGGTCGCATGCACCCCCTTCGAGAACGGATCGGGAATCGGCGTAATCAGCTTCAGAACCTGCAGGAATGCAACGTACGGATCCGGGACTTTGATAACGGTGAGACTTTTGGGTACGTCAGCCTGCGTTGTGTCGAACGACGCGGAGACAAGTATTGCGGATGCTTTCGTGCCGGCGACGTGCTTCAGGTATTTCGGATTTGCCAAAAACGTAAGGTCGCCAGGACCGGATTCTTCGATCTTGGCGACCCGGAGAATTTCTGCTCCTTCATCCCCGCTGATTTCACCACGTACTATAGTCGCGATTTCTCGGGTTGTCATGGGGGGCCGGGGGCTATTTCCCTCCGCTCGGAACCACGGTGAGCTTCGCCAGCACTTTCTGCGTCAGGTCATATTTTGGGTTGGCATACATCATCAGGATCTCGCCGCTCTTGTCGAAAACGTAGTCGTACCCCTCTTCGAGCGCGACGTCCTGAATCGCCTTGAAGACTCTGTCCTGGACAGGCTTCATCAGCTCATTCTGCTTCACGAACATGTCGCCGTTCTGGCCGAACTTTTTGTTTCTGTATTCCGCGATCTTCGCATCGATGTCGCGCAGTTCTTTTTCGGCGTCGACGCGGCGTTGCTCCGTCATGATCAGCTTGCGCTTTTCATAGTCGTCGAACTTCTTCTGCCAATCCTGCTGTAATTTGTTCAATTCCCCCTGCCAGTCGACCACAAACTGATCCAGCTGCTTCTGCGCATCCTGCGCGTCGGGCAACTGTTTCATGATTGCATCGG
This genomic window from Ignavibacteriales bacterium contains:
- a CDS encoding 6-phosphofructokinase — translated: MRIGILTGGGDVPGLNPCIKAVVYRAIDKGAEVVGIRRGWGGLLNYDFNRKDNEGDNFLPLNKLNTRTIDRSGGTFLHTSRTNPGKVKKDDIPAFLKTPEHEKLGVDYKVDFTPHVLKVIEHLGIDVLITIGGDDTQSYGVRMHKEGVPVIAIPKTMDNDVFGTDYCIGFSTAVTRSVDFITALRTVAGSHERIAVVELFGRNSGETALISAYLAGVDRALISEVPFDVEKLARFVMDDKSHNPSNYAVVTMSEGAHFLGGQVVEYGEADAYGHRKLGGIGAATEQALKRLTGSHTVYQQVAYLMRSGEPDALDRMVAISYANLATDLALKKEFGRLVALREGKYTTVPIETLTQGLKRVDVAELYDAEHYRPKVSHLLGKPMFLY
- the surE gene encoding 5'/3'-nucleotidase SurE, whose protein sequence is MKEKTKKKLNILVSNDDGIDAPGIFALVQELKKIGTVIVVAPDKQQSAVGHAITMNFPLRAKEFKKNGVFFGYAVEGTPADCVKLAVKALLKERPDLVVSGVNHGANTAISIIYSGTVSAATEGTILGIPSIAVSLTTYGPPDFKYAAKFARKLSQLVIKKGMPEGTLLNVNVPALAEKLIKGVVVTRQGKAIWNDTFDVRRDPANKEYYWLTGALEESDTGLEFDQSAILNNYVSVTPIHYDLTDYDSVKVMGRWGIDKLH
- a CDS encoding lipoate--protein ligase family protein, coding for MDYDERLAQSLVSSDGPCVVRFYGWKPPAISLGWHQEAGEIDLAKCHDAGIDVVRRPTGGRAILHSDEVTYSVVMTASQKSVLSVYQRISEALVKGLRSLGADVALEKSQPHFPSLYRSSSSVACFASAARYEIHVAGRKLVGSAQRRFARPNGEEVVLQHGSILLGPDHLRIVDFLTSLCDDDRVRLKSELSAKTTDLASTLERRVEYDDVVAVLKKGFEEMWQITFESLVPEEAEEFGSL
- the lpxA gene encoding acyl-ACP--UDP-N-acetylglucosamine O-acyltransferase, whose protein sequence is MAHHIDTHAVVSSKAAIGDGVQIGPYAVIEDDVTIGEGTSIGAHAVIHSGSRIGKECRIHPMAAIGGLPQDLKFKGEPTTLELGDKCVVREFVTLNRATAETGRTVIGNNCLFMAYAHVGHDCVVGDNVILANCCALGGHVHLGNWVILGGLTPVHQFCHVGEHAMIGGGFRAVKDVPPYILAGSEPLIFERLNIVGLRRRGFSEKAIEMLDKTYRLIYRSSLNVSQAVARVKEEVELIPEVETVLSFISKSKRGIISGYVHH
- a CDS encoding bifunctional UDP-3-O-[3-hydroxymyristoyl] N-acetylglucosamine deacetylase/3-hydroxyacyl-ACP dehydratase, which codes for MLVQQHTIKKPVTMTGVGLHTGVQTTMTFKPAPENYGIRFKRVDVGGAPEIPADVDHVIEVERGTVIGIGDVRIHTVEHVLAAIVGLQVDNVIIELDNIEPPIADGSSKPFVDMILESGVQEQEAPKDYLIIDQTIRYQNEETGADIVALPTDDFRVTVLIDYHNPALGSQHTGLFNLEKEFITEFAPSRTFCFLHEVEMLRDKGLIRGGNLDNAIVIVDRDLSDDELKKLAQKLGIDQALILGTTGVLNEKTLHFRNEPARHKLVDLIGDLALIGVPLKAQILAARPGHAANVEFARKVRKLYQQKKLVKKYMHVRKEGVVFDVNAIQRILPHRYPFLLVDKIIDFQLDERVVGVKNVTLNEPYFQGHFPDQPVMPGVLIVEAMAQAGGILMLNGLENPGNKLVYFMSINNVKFRRPVVPGDQLVLDVQMVSRRSKFIQIRGQAFVDGNLVAEGDFSAAIVDREGVQPKTGNHTDSYQLSTTSQNPTSK
- the lpxD gene encoding UDP-3-O-(3-hydroxymyristoyl)glucosamine N-acyltransferase, coding for MTTREIATIVRGEISGDEGAEILRVAKIEESGPGDLTFLANPKYLKHVAGTKASAILVSASFDTTQADVPKSLTVIKVPDPYVAFLQVLKLITPIPDPFSKGVHATASVAASAAIGTNVSLGAHASIGEHASIGSGTKIAPCCVIGNGVTIGENCLIYPHVTLYHGCRVGKNVIIQAGTVIGSDGFGFAPKPDGTYEKIPQLGIVVLEDDVEVGANCTIDRATLGQTVLKRGVKLDNMVHIAHNVVVGEDTVIAAQTGISGSTKVGKNVIIAGQVGIVGHIEIADRTVLMAKTGVSKSTEPGVTYWSTPAKEHKRALKIEAVLRSLPELAKDVEDVKKAIEKLQDILAKAKS
- a CDS encoding OmpH family outer membrane protein — protein: MMKRMVWISICLACAMSSLVMSQVKVAYVTTDAIMKQLPDAQDAQKQLDQFVVDWQGELNKLQQDWQKKFDDYEKRKLIMTEQRRVDAEKELRDIDAKIAEYRNKKFGQNGDMFVKQNELMKPVQDRVFKAIQDVALEEGYDYVFDKSGEILMMYANPKYDLTQKVLAKLTVVPSGGK